A genomic window from Glycine max cultivar Williams 82 chromosome 17, Glycine_max_v4.0, whole genome shotgun sequence includes:
- the LOC100796329 gene encoding protein FATTY ACID EXPORT 2, chloroplastic, which yields MAECLGVSVSTLGSFSLSRPTIFYRSPINISLFASQSHFPAAAFGYLTPSNPHLYAAVSSDSKAATSLDLTQPDLDNSGGGANGNANGGGGGGGGGGGDDSKGEEGSDGDKRKMALLMSQKFTLAYAALVGVGGVMGYLKSGSNKSLLAGGLSASLLYFVYTELPGRPVFASSVGLGISAALLGVMGSRFKKSGKVFPAGVVSLVSLIMTGGYLHGIMRSAH from the exons ATGGCAGAGTGTTTGGGTGTTTCAGTTTCAACTCTTGGCTCATTCTCTCTTAGTAGGCCCACAATCTTTTATCGATCTCCCATTAATATCTCTCTCTTTGCCTCTCAATCTCATTTCCCTGCTGCTGCATTTGGTTATTTGACACCTTCCAACCCACACCTGTACGCCGCTGTCTCCTCCGACTCCAAGGCCGCTACTTCGCTAGACCTAACTCAACCCGATCTCGATAATAGCGGCGGCGGTGCTAACGGAAACGCTAACGGCGGCGGCGGTGGTGGAGGAGGCGGAGGAGGTGATGATAGCAAGGGCGAGGAAGGATCGGACGGTGACAAGAGGAAAATGGCTCTGTTGATGTCTCAGAAATTCACTCTAGCTTATGCTGCACTCGTCGGAg TGGGTGGTGTAATGGGTTATCTAAAGAGTGGCAGCAACAAGTCACTTTTGGCTGGGGGTTTGTCTGCATCACTGCTGTATTTTGTTTATACTGAGCTACCAGGAAGGCCTGTTTTTGCTTCATCTGTTGGCCTTG GCATATCTGCTGCACTTCTTGGGGTGATGGGTTCTCGTTTCAAGAAATCCGGGAAGGTCTTTCCAGCAGGTGTTGTGTCACTTGTGTCCCTCATAATGACTGGTGGTTACTTGCATGGAATTATGCGTAGTGCGCACTAA